Within Bombus fervidus isolate BK054 chromosome 3, iyBomFerv1, whole genome shotgun sequence, the genomic segment CAAATACATCTTACCGTCGCTGTTGTACAATATAAAACACAAggtatctaattttaaatacaatccCAGAATTATCTAGAGACCTTATTttgcttaaaaatataattatttgtaaaaaaattaggCGGTTCTGGACCAGTTCATTATGGAGTTTGTTCTAATTATCTACGTGAAATATCAGATGGAGAACctttatatgtatttgtacGTAGGTAAGTTCGTATttgtaaaatcaatttttattaatataattttagcaGATGTagtaaaatatgatatatttctttttacatttagTGCACCTAACTTTTATATGCCAATCGAATCAAAAGCGCCAATGATACTAGTCGGTCCGGGAACTGGAATTGCTCCCTTCCGTGGTTTCTGGCATCATCGCCTTGCACAAATGAAATACCAACCAGGTATCATAGTTTAtgacatattataatattcttaaaatgAATATGGAATAAAACATTTGTAGATCTTGAGTACGGAAATGTCTGGTTATTTTTTGGTTGTCGTCAAAGAAGCTTAGATCTGTACAGacaagaaaaggaagaaatggtAAAGGTTGGCGTTTTAGATAAAGTTTTCTTAGCTCTTTCGCGAGAACCTGGATTGAAAAAGGTTgcaatttaaaatgttttttaaaaaatttgtaacattACTTTGtagtatttgaaatattatagttatattaattttaacagaCATACGTACAAGATTTAATTCAAGCAGAAGCTTCACAAATTTATGATATGTTAGTGTATGAAGGAGGTCATTTTTATGTTTGTGGCGATTGTACAATGGCAGAAGATGTTTATCAAACTTTGAAACATATTATACAAACTCATGGTGAAATGACTGATAAACAGGTCGAGGCGTATATGTTATCATTACGCGTAAGTCATATCACAATTTTATTACCAAATATTCGATTTCAATTACttatataattgttttttaGGATGAAAATCGTTATCACGAAgacatatttggtattacttTAAGAACAGCAGAAGTACATAATCGATCGAGGGAAACAGCAAGAAATAGAATGGCTGCAGAGCCTTAAATCTTATTGTGATGTACATGTAAccttaaaaaattttcaacaattttgtaGATAGTTTTCAATTATGCATATCATGCATTCTTATGCAAAaactaaatagaaaaatattgagaTGTTCTTATTCTCTAACATGTACCGTTACATAATTTACTATAgttttatgataattataaatattataatgtacaagTTTCTAGTATTATATGCGTGTATATTTTTGATGGTACTACGAACTActtagattttaattaaataatagcaAGATTAGTATATCTTTGTTTTTTAGTAAAAAGAGTAAAAATACATATCTAAATAACATCTTGCTCATTGTGAAATTAATCaatgttttaacaaattcATATTAGCAATAATGcgttattaaaaagatataaaacgtGCAATATAAAGTACTGAATATATTCTATTGCATTCATTTAATGAGTTTCAATATATTATGTTTCACCtccatatttatataaaagtcaATAGCTGAAgtacatacaaataaaatcatttatatcagaagaaatttttatttacagtaAACCACATTCGatgtttatgaaaaatttgacttcaactatatattattttattaaataatttaaattaactatatttattcgtttgcATTTAATCAAACATATTtccatatttaattataatgaacAAAAAGTACATACGATTTACTAattccattttcatttttcacttaTATAGCAGCATCAATGCCTGGTTTTTGTTTCTCACTAATATTGgctaataatttctttatttctgcAATAGCTTTGCCAGGATTCAGACccttaaaaaaaaacattaattttacactgaagaattatattttttaagtcATTTAAAATTACCTTTGGACAAGTACGAGTACAATTCATAATAGTGTGGCAACGATATACTGAAAATGGGTCTCGCATTTTTTCGAGACGTTCCTTTGCTTTGGTATCACGCGAATCAATAATCCATCTGTAAGCTTGCATAAGCACAGCAGGTCCTAAGTACTTATCACCATTCCACCAATATGATGGACAAGAGGTACTACAGCAAGCACATAAGATGCATTCATAGAGACCATCctatatcataaaaaattatattttattgcattagaataaaaaatataaaattccattaacaattataatatttaattaccaaTTTTTTACGGTCTTCAACACTCTGCAAATATTGCTTTGAACCACTTTCCTTTCCATCACCACGTTGCAACCATGgttgtatacttttatattgGTTATAAAAGTTATTTAGATCTGGTACTAAGTCTTttacgatatacatatgtggTAGGGGATAAATCTTACTAGTTGAATTTGTATCAGTATCAATTTTGCTGAAATAACACCAATCaggatttatattttaaatctaACTTTGtgttattattgaaaatttttcaataaagatAATTAGTATATACCTTATACATGCTAATGTATTTGTACCACCAATGTTCATAGCACAAGAACCACAAATGCCTTCACGGCAAGAACGACGGAAAGTTAAAGTTGggtcaatttcatttttaattttaattaatgcatCTAATATCATAGGACCACAGCTATAACagaatttgaattaaaataatacagaatcataaaaaaaatttttaaataaacttacGTGTTTAGATCCACTTTATATTCTTGCATATATGGCTTTTCATCTGGCTTATCTGGATTCCAACGATACACAGCAAAGGTTTTTAATTTGGCTGCAGCATTTTGATTTGCAGAAATATGAAATCTCCTAACCTAAATCAATGaagattaatataataatgaatttcaataaaaatagctagttaatatgaattattgtataaaatagtGTTATCTTTTTTGATTTAATTAGATAGATGTATTTAATCTTATACTATTGATTACGTGCCAATTACAGTTACGAAATTTTCtcacaaata encodes:
- the Sdhb gene encoding succinate dehydrogenase, subunit B (iron-sulfur), giving the protein MAGITPQACKNALRQVRRFHISANQNAAAKLKTFAVYRWNPDKPDEKPYMQEYKVDLNTCGPMILDALIKIKNEIDPTLTFRRSCREGICGSCAMNIGGTNTLACISKIDTDTNSTSKIYPLPHMYIVKDLVPDLNNFYNQYKSIQPWLQRGDGKESGSKQYLQSVEDRKKLDGLYECILCACCSTSCPSYWWNGDKYLGPAVLMQAYRWIIDSRDTKAKERLEKMRDPFSVYRCHTIMNCTRTCPKGLNPGKAIAEIKKLLANISEKQKPGIDAAI